In Peromyscus eremicus chromosome 2, PerEre_H2_v1, whole genome shotgun sequence, a single genomic region encodes these proteins:
- the Lingo2 gene encoding leucine-rich repeat and immunoglobulin-like domain-containing nogo receptor-interacting protein 2, with protein sequence MLHTAVPCWQPFLGLAIVLLFMGSTIGCPARCECSAQNKSVSCHRRRLIAIPEGIPIETKILDLSKNRLKSINPEEFISYPLLEEIDLSDNIIANVEPGAFNNLFNLRSLRLKGNRLKLVPLGVFTGLSNLTKLDISENKIVILLDYMFQDLHNLKSLEVGDNDLVYISHRAFSGLLSLEQLTLEKCNLTAVPTEALSHLRSLITLHLKHLNINNMPVYAFKRLFHLKHLEIDYWPLLDMMPANSLYGLNLTSLSITNTNLSTVPFLAFKHLVYLTHLNLSYNPISTIEAGMFSDLIRLQELHIVGAQLRTIEPHSFQGLRFLRVLNVSQNLLETLEENVFSSPRALEVLSINNNPLACDCRLLWLLQRQPTLQFGGQQPMCAGPDTIRERSFKDFHSTALSFYFTCKKPKIREKKLQHLLVDEGQTVQLECNADGDPQPVISWVTPRRRFITAKSNGRATVLGDGTLEIRFAQDQDSGMYVCIASNAAGNDSFTASLTVKGFTSDRFLYANRTPMYMTDSNDTVSNGTNANTFSLDLKTILVSTAMGCFTFLGVVLFCFLLLFVWSRGKGKHKNSIDLEYVPRKNNGAVVEGEVAGPRRFNMKMI encoded by the coding sequence ATGCTTCACACGGCCGTACCATGCTGGCAGCCATTCCTGGGTCTGGCTATAGTGTTACTCTTCATGGGATCCACCATCGGCTGTCCTGCTCGCTGTGAGTGCTCTGCCCAGAACAAATCTGTTAGCTGCCACAGAAGACGTTTGATTGCCATCCCAGAAGGTATTCCCATTGAGACTAAAATCTTGGACCTCAGCAAAAACAGGTTAAAAAGCATAAACCCTGAAGAATTCATATCATACCCTCTCCTGGAGGAGATAGACTTGAGTGACAACATCATCGCCAATGTGGAGCCTGGAGCGTTTAACAACCTCTTTAACCTGCGTTCCCTCCGCCTGAAAGGCAATCGCCTTAAGTTGGTACCATTGGGAGTATTCACTGGACTGTCCAACCTCACCAAGCTTGACATTAGTGAGAATAAGATTGTCATTTTGCTGGACTACATGTTCCAGGATCTACATAACCTGAAGTCTCTAGAAGTGGGGGACAATGATTTGGTTTATATATCACACAGGGCCTTCAGCGGACTACTTAGCTTGGAACAGCTCACCCTGGAGAAGTGCAACTTAACAGCAGTACCAACAGAAGCCCTTTCCCATCTCCGCAGCCTCATCACCCTGCATCTGAAGCATCTTAATATCAACAATATGCCTGTGTATGCCTTTAAAAGATTGTTCCACCTGAAACACCTAGAGATTGACTATTGGCCCTTGCTAGATATGATGCCAGCCAATAGCCTCTATGGCCTCAACCTCACATCCCTTTCCATCACTAACACCAACCTGTCCACTGTCCCCTTCCTTGCCTTTAAACACCTGGTCTACCTGACCCACCTTAACCTCTCCTACAATCCCATCAGCACTATTGAAGCAGGCATGTTCTCTGACCTGATCCGCCTACAGGAACTTCATATAGTGGGGGCCCAGCTCCGCACCATTGAGCCTCACTCCTTCCAAGGGCTCCGCTTCCTCCGTGTGCTCAATGTGTCTCAGAACCTGCTGGAAACGTTGGAAGAGAACGTTTTCTCCTCCCCTAGGGCTTTGGAGGTCCTGAGCATTAACAACAACCCACTAGCCTGTGACTGCCgacttctctggctcctacaacgaCAGCCCACCCTCCAGTTTGGGGGCCAGCAGCCCATGTGTGCCGGGCCAGACACCATCCGTGAGAGGTCGTTTAAGGATTTCCATAGCACtgcactttctttttattttacctgCAAAAAGCCCAAAATCCGTGAAAAGAAGTTACAGCATCTGCTAGTGGATGAAGGACAGACGGTTCAGCTGGAGTGCAACGCCGACGGAGACCCACAGCCAGTGATTTCCTGGGTGACACCCCGAAGGCGTTTTATCACCGCCAAGTCCAACGGAAGGGCCACTGTGTTGGGTGATGGCACCTTGGAAATCCGTTTTGCCCAGGATCAAGACAGTGGCATGTATGTTTGCATTGCCAGCAATGCTGCTGGGAACGACAGCTTCACCGCCTCTCTCACCGTGAAGGGATTCACTTCAGACCGCTTCCTTTACGCAAACAGGACCCCTATGTACATGACCGACTCCAATGACACCGTTTCCAACGGCACTAATGCCAATACTTTTTCCCTGGACCTTAAAACAATACTGGTATCTACAGCCATGGGCTGTTTCACATTCCTGggagtggttttattttgttttctccttctttttgtgTGGAGCCGAGGGAAAGGCAAACACAAAAACAGCATTGACCTTGAGTATGTGCCCCGAAAAAACAATGGTGCTGTTGTGGAAGGGGAGGTGGCTGGACCCAGGAGGTTCAACATGAAAATGATATAA